The following are encoded together in the Paludisphaera mucosa genome:
- a CDS encoding response regulator produces the protein MDQFSAGKSAVAAGLKILVVDDNVDAANMFAMLIQFEGHDVRTAFNGAQAIESVQAFTPDAVFLDISLPDMTGYRVAEQLRRIPALDKAMLVAMTGYSDEDHQARSEKAGFDHHVVKPADHAYVMQLLDQAACRR, from the coding sequence GTGGATCAGTTTTCGGCCGGGAAGTCCGCGGTGGCCGCGGGGCTCAAGATCCTGGTGGTCGACGACAACGTCGATGCGGCGAACATGTTCGCCATGCTCATCCAGTTCGAAGGCCATGACGTGCGGACGGCGTTCAACGGGGCCCAGGCCATCGAATCGGTGCAGGCCTTCACCCCCGACGCCGTCTTCCTCGACATCAGCCTCCCCGACATGACCGGGTACCGCGTCGCCGAGCAATTGCGGCGGATCCCCGCGCTCGACAAGGCCATGCTGGTGGCGATGACCGGGTACAGCGACGAGGATCATCAGGCCCGCTCGGAGAAGGCCGGTTTCGACCACCACGTCGTCAAGCCGGCGGACCACGCCTACGTCATGCAGCTGCTCGACCAGGCGGCCTGCCGCCGCTGA
- a CDS encoding ROK family protein produces the protein MSTTDVGWLLGIEIGGTKLQLGLGRRPGSIDHLKRATIDPARGAEGIREQIRKGFLTLRDEVGLSAGDVRAAGVGFGGPLDAETGRTETSFQVEGWTDFPLADWARENLEIPVVSVHNDADVAGLAESRLGAGVGCSPLLYLTIGSGIGGALILDGRIYRGAGRGAAEIGHLRVPGVAPDDPLDMPELEAVASGWGIGRLAGNVGKATQKRGDRWSVLEAAGAPERITAVDVADAAWKGDERSLAILDRAREALTFALCQAVALIAPRRIILGGGVSLIGEKLWFRPIRERVDAQVFRPFRGSFDIVPAALGEEVVVHGALELARDALAAS, from the coding sequence ATGAGCACCACCGACGTCGGCTGGCTCCTCGGGATCGAGATCGGCGGGACGAAGCTCCAGCTCGGACTGGGCCGTCGGCCGGGCTCGATCGACCACCTCAAGCGCGCGACCATCGACCCCGCCCGGGGCGCGGAGGGGATCCGCGAGCAGATCCGCAAGGGGTTCCTGACCCTGCGCGACGAGGTGGGCCTCTCCGCCGGCGACGTCCGGGCGGCGGGCGTCGGCTTCGGCGGCCCGCTCGACGCCGAAACGGGGCGGACCGAGACGTCGTTCCAGGTCGAGGGCTGGACCGACTTCCCCCTGGCCGACTGGGCGCGCGAGAACCTGGAGATCCCGGTCGTCTCGGTCCACAACGACGCCGACGTCGCCGGCCTGGCCGAGTCGCGCCTGGGCGCGGGGGTGGGCTGCTCGCCGCTGCTCTACCTGACGATCGGCAGCGGCATCGGCGGGGCCCTGATCCTCGACGGCCGCATCTACCGCGGCGCCGGGCGGGGCGCCGCCGAGATCGGCCATCTGCGCGTGCCGGGCGTCGCCCCGGACGACCCCCTGGACATGCCCGAGCTGGAGGCCGTCGCCTCGGGATGGGGGATCGGCCGGCTCGCCGGCAACGTGGGCAAGGCGACGCAGAAGCGCGGCGATCGCTGGAGCGTGCTCGAAGCCGCCGGCGCCCCCGAGCGGATCACGGCGGTCGACGTCGCCGACGCCGCCTGGAAGGGCGACGAGCGCAGCCTGGCCATCCTCGACCGGGCCCGCGAGGCCCTGACGTTCGCCCTTTGCCAGGCCGTCGCCCTGATCGCGCCGCGGCGGATCATCCTGGGCGGCGGCGTCTCGCTGATCGGCGAGAAGCTCTGGTTCCGACCGATCCGCGAGCGGGTCGACGCCCAGGTCTTCCGGCCGTTCCGGGGCTCGTTCGACATCGTCCCCGCCGCGCTCGGGGAAGAGGTCGTCGTCCACGGGGCGTTGGAGCTGGCCCGCGACGCCCTGGCCGCGTCGTGA
- a CDS encoding D-sedoheptulose-7-phosphate isomerase yields MLGQTLSAGDYLSRVRDEIGRLDVPSIETVSDVIERAYDANKFVFIIGNGGSGANASHLCEDLAKCTLCDFEDQKRLKVLSLTDNTAGIMAWANDEGYERVFLEQLKNLASPGDVLIAISGSGNSPNILRAVEWANAKGLETVGFTGFSGGKLQAIGKHNLHVGLDDMGIVESLHQVVFHWLIDDLHRRFTAKHRSTPRNGARAHA; encoded by the coding sequence ATGCTGGGACAGACGCTGTCGGCCGGGGATTACCTGTCACGCGTGCGCGACGAGATCGGGCGGCTCGACGTCCCCTCGATCGAGACCGTAAGCGACGTGATCGAGCGGGCCTACGACGCGAACAAGTTCGTCTTCATCATCGGCAACGGCGGATCGGGAGCCAACGCTTCGCACCTCTGCGAAGACCTGGCCAAGTGCACGCTCTGCGATTTCGAGGACCAGAAGCGCCTCAAGGTGCTGAGCCTGACCGACAACACCGCCGGCATCATGGCCTGGGCCAACGACGAGGGCTACGAGCGGGTCTTCCTCGAACAGCTCAAGAACCTGGCCTCGCCCGGCGACGTCCTGATCGCGATTTCGGGCTCGGGGAACAGCCCCAACATCCTCCGGGCCGTCGAGTGGGCGAACGCCAAGGGGCTGGAGACCGTCGGCTTCACCGGGTTCTCGGGCGGCAAGCTGCAGGCGATCGGCAAGCACAACCTGCACGTCGGACTCGACGACATGGGGATCGTCGAGTCGCTCCACCAGGTCGTCTTCCACTGGCTGATCGACGACCTCCACCGCCGGTTCACCGCCAAGCATCGGTCGACCCCCCGCAACGGCGCCAGGGCGCACGCCTGA
- a CDS encoding glycosyltransferase family 39 protein, producing MNVLSFGVCNAFVLLGAWWGATYGLRQPRGTARMLAAALLGWAWITLGMQLLGTIGLLTIGNLMGWSLLAAGLGLGIALRRRERPFDPPSGPEATGCEGWLAVALALWTTLVLGMPSLLLPVKVVSDGPIYHLYFAARWWKAGRLFLVASPFGESAATYFPANGDLWFAWLMTTWGGDRLARVGQAPFLLMACLASYGCSRELGAGRTASLVATSLFATGGPLILFTFEPNVDTIFVAGYLTAAYFFLRYSLERDGWPALLLGGLAAGEALGTKSVGNLFVPPLVLVAAWAVARRNRELKATVAGVATMFAGVAIPSAFWYARNAILTGNPLYPLTVGLGGTTWLSGWYGPDAMRESIYYLPVGEWRALGDILVGVLDYRTVPLWLAALFGAWAIGRRRRPGDGWVWAFALGALLNIALYWLFIPYRTQQRFMLQGVGLAVVPLARWLDRGRWLAVAATLILALHVVTPQAWPFGPRDADIPWDLDPRIPNAVGAIIPLAERVVRCAASGGRIEALALVELPLAALVAGLAVWAWARWSRGSRGGATWAIGLVALGLVTGLGVLQNAPFAGDPRLLFFPPFRDFYRGWMELDGRSGPSGSRVAYAGTNIPYYLMGVGLRNDVRYVNVEGPRDGLMHDFHRRARAEGRGAWPNARPGWDRERPDYDAWLANMAAEGIQLLVVTRVNPGEGAHNVADADGFPVERGWADAHPETFEPLYGVREGDPWFRLYRVRPGAAAGR from the coding sequence ATGAACGTGCTGTCCTTCGGCGTCTGCAACGCCTTCGTGCTCCTGGGAGCCTGGTGGGGCGCGACTTACGGCCTGAGGCAGCCGCGCGGGACGGCGCGGATGCTGGCCGCGGCCTTGCTCGGCTGGGCCTGGATCACCCTGGGGATGCAGCTCCTGGGGACGATCGGGCTGCTCACGATCGGCAACCTGATGGGCTGGTCGCTGCTGGCCGCGGGCCTGGGGCTGGGGATCGCCCTGAGGAGACGCGAGCGGCCCTTCGACCCGCCCTCGGGGCCCGAGGCCACCGGCTGCGAGGGCTGGCTCGCGGTCGCACTGGCCCTTTGGACGACTCTCGTGCTCGGGATGCCGTCGCTGCTGCTCCCGGTCAAGGTCGTGAGCGACGGCCCGATCTACCACCTGTACTTCGCGGCGCGGTGGTGGAAGGCGGGGCGGCTCTTCCTGGTCGCCTCGCCGTTCGGCGAGAGCGCGGCGACCTACTTCCCGGCCAACGGCGACCTCTGGTTCGCCTGGCTGATGACGACCTGGGGGGGCGACCGCCTGGCGCGGGTCGGCCAGGCGCCCTTCTTGCTGATGGCCTGCCTGGCCAGCTATGGCTGCTCCCGCGAATTGGGGGCGGGGCGGACCGCCTCGCTGGTGGCGACGTCGCTGTTCGCGACCGGCGGGCCGCTGATCCTGTTCACGTTCGAGCCCAACGTCGACACCATCTTCGTCGCCGGCTACCTGACGGCCGCTTACTTCTTCCTGCGGTACTCCCTGGAACGCGACGGCTGGCCCGCGTTGCTGCTGGGAGGCCTGGCGGCCGGCGAGGCCCTCGGGACCAAGTCGGTCGGGAACCTGTTCGTGCCGCCGCTCGTGCTCGTCGCGGCCTGGGCCGTCGCGCGTCGGAATCGGGAGTTGAAGGCGACGGTCGCCGGCGTCGCGACGATGTTTGCGGGGGTGGCGATCCCCTCCGCCTTCTGGTACGCCCGGAATGCGATCCTGACCGGCAACCCGCTGTATCCGCTGACCGTCGGGCTCGGCGGGACGACCTGGCTGTCGGGCTGGTACGGGCCCGACGCGATGCGCGAGAGCATCTATTACCTCCCCGTCGGCGAGTGGCGGGCGCTCGGCGACATCCTGGTCGGGGTGCTCGACTATCGAACGGTGCCGCTCTGGCTGGCGGCGCTCTTCGGCGCGTGGGCGATCGGGCGGCGGCGGCGGCCGGGCGACGGCTGGGTCTGGGCCTTCGCACTGGGAGCCTTGCTCAACATTGCGCTCTACTGGTTGTTCATCCCGTACCGGACCCAGCAACGGTTCATGCTTCAGGGGGTCGGGCTGGCGGTGGTCCCGCTGGCGCGGTGGCTCGATCGGGGTCGCTGGCTGGCGGTCGCGGCGACGCTGATCCTGGCGCTGCACGTCGTCACGCCCCAGGCCTGGCCCTTCGGCCCGCGCGACGCCGACATCCCCTGGGATCTCGACCCGCGGATCCCGAACGCCGTCGGCGCGATAATCCCGCTCGCGGAGCGAGTCGTCCGGTGCGCGGCGTCCGGCGGCCGCATCGAGGCCCTGGCGTTGGTCGAACTCCCCCTGGCGGCGCTGGTTGCGGGCCTGGCGGTCTGGGCCTGGGCGCGATGGAGCCGAGGCTCGCGGGGCGGGGCGACCTGGGCGATCGGCCTGGTCGCGCTCGGGCTGGTCACGGGCCTGGGGGTCTTGCAGAACGCTCCCTTCGCGGGCGACCCTCGGCTCTTGTTCTTCCCGCCTTTCCGCGACTTCTATCGGGGCTGGATGGAACTCGACGGCCGCTCCGGCCCCTCCGGGTCGCGGGTGGCTTACGCGGGGACGAACATCCCGTATTACCTGATGGGCGTCGGGTTGCGGAACGACGTCCGATACGTGAACGTCGAGGGCCCCCGGGATGGGCTGATGCACGACTTCCATCGCCGAGCCCGCGCCGAGGGCCGCGGAGCATGGCCCAACGCACGGCCAGGCTGGGACCGCGAACGTCCCGACTACGACGCCTGGCTCGCCAACATGGCGGCCGAGGGGATCCAACTCCTCGTCGTGACCAGGGTCAACCCCGGCGAGGGCGCGCACAACGTCGCCGACGCCGATGGCTTCCCCGTCGAGCGAGGCTGGGCCGACGCCCACCCCGAGACCTTCGAACCCCTCTACGGCGTCCGCGAAGGCGACCCCTGGTTCCGGCTGTACCGCGTCCGGCCCGGCGCGGCCGCGGGCCGTTGA